CGTCGCGTCCGTCCAGCTTGTCCTTCCCTGAACCGCCGAGAATGACATCCCGACCGGCTCCTCCGGTGAGTTTGTCGTTGCCTCCGTTCCCTTCGATAAGGGACGACTCATACCAGGCATCTCCACCACCGTCTGAGCCACCATCGGACCCGCCATTCAACGATGCGTGGTCGTTTCCTTCGCAAAGAACGATGTGAACGGTTTGGATGTCGGCCGGGTCAAAGTAGAAGATATCGGCCCCGCCGTCGCTACCTCCATCGGATCCGCCATCCGAACCACCGTCGCTACCTTGAACATTCAGGTTGGCAATGACCTTGACGCGACGCTCGTTGCCCCGTCGATCACGGCCACCGTCTGAACCTCCGTCACTGCCGCCATCGGAGCCACCGTCACTGCCGCCGCCGACTAGCTTGGCACTGACGATGTCTTTGCCGTCCGTACCAATGACGTACAGCGTACCGTCGACCACCCCAACGCCTTGGACGACCGCGGTGGCGGTCTCAACGTCGATACCGCCATTACCATCATCAATTGTCACCGTGATAGTGAAGATTCCCCCAGTCAAATATCCGTGACTGCCGCTGACCGTGTCGGCAACTTGATCTACGGCAAGCGATTCAACAGTGCCA
The nucleotide sequence above comes from Crateriforma spongiae. Encoded proteins:
- a CDS encoding calcium-binding protein, which encodes MVDGTLYVIGTDGKDIVSAKLVGGGSDGGSDGGSDGGSDGGRDRRGNERRVKVIANLNVQGSDGGSDGGSDGGSDGGADIFYFDPADIQTVHIVLCEGNDHASLNGGSDGGSDGGGDAWYESSLIEGNGGNDKLTGGAGRDVILGGSGKDKLDGRDGNDVLSGGTGRDSLYGRDGSDILIGGDDKDKLKGGRDNDLLIGGLASNSEDIAALDAALTDWVADQSTAPSSLGLLSDDGDKDDMKGEKGVDLLIGFGKDKLKQ